Below is a window of Saccharomonospora viridis DSM 43017 DNA.
GACACGGGTTCCCGGCCCGAGCAGCACCACGGCGACGAGTGCGGCGGGAAGCCGCACGGTCTCACGACGGTTGATGATGGCGATCGCGTTCTCCGCGCGATCGAGGTGACTGCGTTCGATGTAGACGCTCGAGACACGGTCCGTGAGCCGGTGCAGGTCGTGGGGGTGGGCTTTCCACCAGATATCGGCCACGCTCACCCCCGCGCGGTCACCGGGAGGGGAGCGAGCGTGAGCAGACCACAACCGTAGGCCTTCGCGGGGCCGAGCCCTCGGAGCAGTGTTCGGGTGAACAGCTCCGAGTCGGTGATCCGCAGCCGCCCTTCGAACGTCGCGGTGGTCAGGATGACCGGTTTCCCGCCTTTCCTCTTCGCGAAGGACAGTCGCTGTCGTTGGGTGATCCGCATGTCGGGCACGTCGTCGGCTTCGGGATCGTCGAGCAGCGCCGGGGGAACCTGGAATCCCCATCGCTCGGCACGTTCGAGGAACCAGCGTTGTTGATGCGCGGCTGTGCGGTGCCCCTTACGGACGGCGCGGCCGGGCTTCGCCGAGGGCTCCGGTGTCGATTCCTGGGCGGGAGCGGGAACGTTCTGGACGGGGTTTGCGGTGACCCGGAAGGCGAATTCGCGGCCCTCGCCGAGCTGGCGTATCAGTGGCGTGTAGTCGCGTGTGATGACGTGGTCGCCGTCGGCTGCGGGCCAACCGCACTGTTCGACAAGGTGAGTCCAATCCGCAACGGTGTGGGTGAGCACGAGCAGATACGGTCTGCGCTCCCGCCCGGTGTCCCAGCGCCACAGCGGGCGTTCGGCTTCGGGGTCGGGCAGCCCGGCCAGTACGGCGCCGTGTGTTTTGTGCGGGTTGGCGAGTAGTTCTCGGCTTTTTTGGCGGAAAGGGTTGATGCGGATTCGGGAGAGAAAAGGCATGCGGTCACCAGCCCAGGAGGGCGAAGGGATCGTGAGGAGTTGTGGGTGTCGAAGAAGTTTTCGTGGCCTCGGTCGGTGTGGTCAACCAGGTGTGCCGGACCCGGCGAGTGGCGAAGCGGCGCTGGCCGGGAGCGAAGGACAACGGGACGTCCTGTGCGACGTCCGTTCCTTCGGGGTCCTCCAGCGTCGCCGAGAGATCGACCCGTGGTGGTAGTTCTCCGTTGTGTCGTCGGCGGAGACGTTGCCGGGTGGCGTGGTCGGCCTGCCATGGGTATTCGGTCAGTGCCGTCTCCATGTCGCGTTCGTCGAGTTTCAGGACGAGCGGTTGGGTCGGTGGACACGAACGCCGCCCCAACGCCAAGGGGTAGGCGGGACGGCGAACCGCCTCGGCCAGCGCAGTCATGACCGGCGCCGGACCGGCGACGGCAGCGACGAAGACCGCGTCCTGCAAGTAATAACGGTGGGTGACGTGTGTGGTCTTGACCGGGGAGGTGGGCTTCTGCTCCCCCTTGGCGTTGACTCCGGCCTGACGTAGTGGAACACCGCGATAGTCGCTGACGGTGTGGTAGTCGCGCAGCAGGCTGCCCGGTTGGTCGACACGCACCCCGAACCGTAGTTCCGCGAGGTCCTCCGGCGACTGGGTGCGCGGCCGGCCTTGCGCTGCCGCGAGAAGCCCGAGCACACCGGACTTGGTGGGCTCCGGTCGGGTTTCGCGGCGGTTGAACACGCTGCGATCACCCCAGGACTGCAGCGGACCGGCCAGGCGCAGTAGCAGGACGAGCTCACTGCTCATGCGTTCTCCCGCTGAGCCCGTAGCGCCCGGTGGAGTTGATCGAGCAGGTCCCCGAACGTGTGGTTGGGGCCGAACGCCTGTTCCACGGAGCGAGCTGCTCGGGAATCCGGTGCGAAGGTGTGGCAGGCACCGGCGAACACGGGCCCATCACCCCACTGCCGCACGGCGAGCTCGTGCTCGGCGGCAAGCCTGCACGCGGACTTCTCGGCGATTCCCTCGGTGTCACCGTCCCGCAACGCGACCGGCTTTTCGAACGCGGACACCAGGTTGACGGGCTGATCCGCCCGGACGATCACCGCGACGAGGCTGGGGCGGGTGCGGTGGGCGTAGGAGTTGATGTGGCCGGTGGGCATCGAACGGGAGAAGGCGTCGAGGAACAACCGGGCACCGTCGTCAGTGGCCTCGGCGTCACCGAGGTTCTTCTCAAGCTGGTGGACCCCGAGCGTGGCGTAGCGGTAGAGGGTGGCTGAGTTGAACCCGATAGTGCCGATCATGCCCGCGCCGGTGTTCTGTTCGTTCTCGTCATCGACCGCGGTGTAGTAGTCCATTTCCAACTCGACGGAGTGGGTGGACAACGCGTGGGCGACTTGGGTGGCCGCGTCGACGTTGAGAGCGGGGATGTCGGCGACCATACGGCCGAACAGCGCGACGTCAAGCGGGTGCCCCTGGTTGAGTCTGCCTTGGACGTCGACGTCCTTGAGTCGCTCGGCGAGAGTGTCGTCGTCGAGTTCCACCAGTTCGGGTATCTGTTCGGCGAAGAGGTCGATGATGGCGTCGAGCTGCTCGTAGCCGAAGAACAGCAGGTAAGCGGTTTCGCCCGCCTTGCGTCCCGGCTTGATCTTCAACGGCTGCAGGACCGCGTTCGCCAACCGCTGTGCCTGC
It encodes the following:
- the cas5e gene encoding type I-E CRISPR-associated protein Cas5/CasD, with the translated sequence MSSELVLLLRLAGPLQSWGDRSVFNRRETRPEPTKSGVLGLLAAAQGRPRTQSPEDLAELRFGVRVDQPGSLLRDYHTVSDYRGVPLRQAGVNAKGEQKPTSPVKTTHVTHRYYLQDAVFVAAVAGPAPVMTALAEAVRRPAYPLALGRRSCPPTQPLVLKLDERDMETALTEYPWQADHATRQRLRRRHNGELPPRVDLSATLEDPEGTDVAQDVPLSFAPGQRRFATRRVRHTWLTTPTEATKTSSTPTTPHDPFALLGW
- the cas7e gene encoding type I-E CRISPR-associated protein Cas7/Cse4/CasC, whose translation is MTSRLYVDVHVLQTVPPANINRDDNGDPKEAYFGGVRRSRVSSQAWKRATRKYFAEHNPTGSGAVRTKQIASQLAKRLDDRHRIGMEQAQRLANAVLQPLKIKPGRKAGETAYLLFFGYEQLDAIIDLFAEQIPELVELDDDTLAERLKDVDVQGRLNQGHPLDVALFGRMVADIPALNVDAATQVAHALSTHSVELEMDYYTAVDDENEQNTGAGMIGTIGFNSATLYRYATLGVHQLEKNLGDAEATDDGARLFLDAFSRSMPTGHINSYAHRTRPSLVAVIVRADQPVNLVSAFEKPVALRDGDTEGIAEKSACRLAAEHELAVRQWGDGPVFAGACHTFAPDSRAARSVEQAFGPNHTFGDLLDQLHRALRAQRENA
- the cas6e gene encoding type I-E CRISPR-associated protein Cas6/Cse3/CasE, with amino-acid sequence MPFLSRIRINPFRQKSRELLANPHKTHGAVLAGLPDPEAERPLWRWDTGRERRPYLLVLTHTVADWTHLVEQCGWPAADGDHVITRDYTPLIRQLGEGREFAFRVTANPVQNVPAPAQESTPEPSAKPGRAVRKGHRTAAHQQRWFLERAERWGFQVPPALLDDPEADDVPDMRITQRQRLSFAKRKGGKPVILTTATFEGRLRITDSELFTRTLLRGLGPAKAYGCGLLTLAPLPVTARG